The Synechococcus sp. RS9916 DNA segment ACTGGGCTGCGTTGCTGTTGTGGTGCTCGAGCGCATGGCAAACGTGATCACCAGGCCAAGTGCCATCAGCCCGATGGGAAAAATGAGCAACAGCGCCAACAGCGCTTGCTGGTTCGAGAAACCTGAAGTGGATCGCGTCTTCGACGGGACTCCCCAGATCATCGACATGGTCTGCAGTGTGTGCTGACTGCTCAAAACCGTACCTGGGTTTTATGGATAAATCCGTTGGTGCCGCATGCAGGTGTGGGATACCAATTCCCCTGGGCTTGCCCCACGCGGATGCTTTGGCGTGTATCGAGGCTGCACAGGAATTTGCCTCCCGGCTGACGCCGCACATTGCTCGGTGGATCAAAAACAATCGCAACTCCGGGATAGCTGGCGTTTGCGGTTGGTGATGGTGAAGCCACGCTTGGAGCCGTGCCGCAAACCAGGGCAAGCATGCGTTCTGTTGCCGGTGACTGAGGTCGGTTGACCTGTCGCTCTGGGTAGCTCGTCCAGCTTTGGTCGGTGCAGTTGGCCATCGCCTGCACGGAGTCGTTGCCCAGTTGATAGGTGAATTCTCGGAACTGGGTATCGCGTTGATTGATGCTTCCCATCAGCAGCCGGATCGGCGCCCCCGTGCTGGCCTGACCGAGTTCCACCACGGATGGTTGGGGCTTCTGTGCTGTGGTGGCAGGCGCAGGTTGCCGCGATTCCTGGCTTGACGTGCTGGGTTGTGATTCCGTGGATGGTGCCGGTTGTGTCTGTTGAACCGGTGCTTCCGGGGCTGGTGCCGGTGCAGGTCTGGTTTTCATCACCACAATCAGAATCACACCAACGCCAATGATTCCGAGGGGGAACACCACCAGTAGTGCAAGCAGGGCCTGATTCTTCGTGAATCCTGCGGATCTGCTGACTTGGCTTTCGCAGGCTTCCCGGGGAATCAGCATGGACTTTCTGTCGCCACATCGATCGCGGCTCAAAGTAAGTCAGTCAAGCTTTCGTGAGGAGGAGACATGCTGAACAGGGTCGACTGGACTTTGTGTTTCGGTGTTGTGTTGGCGGCCTTCCCATGGGCAAGTGTCGCTTTGGCTGATCAGCCCGTCAGACCCCTGATCAAGGTTGGTCATTGCCCCCCGGGCTATCACACATCAGCCTCTTACTGTGTTCCTCGCTCCAGTCGAAGCCGTGGCGCACTTCCCAAGGTCGGCAGCGGCTGTCCTTCTGGGTTTTACACATCCGGCAGTTATTGCCTGAGCAATCCCAGCAATCGACGCCAGGCCATTGAAAAAACCGGTTCTAGCTGCCCCAGTGGCTGGTTCACCTCGGGCCGCTATTGCCTTCAGTCGAGGTGAATCGGCGTCAGGGCTCCAGCCGCGACTTCACAGTTTTGTATCGTTGTAAACAGTTTTTTGTTCGGCCTCCGGGCTGAATGGCTTCAGTTCTTGGAGAGCAGCTTGGATCTCAAGGCACAGTCGGTGGACGCGTTGTTCGCTCTTAGTCCCCAGAGTGCGCTCGGGCTGTTCTGGCTCCAGGCTCACTTCCCCGCTGAGGAATGGGACGTGCTTCTCAACGGGCAAGCGGTGTTCAGTGCTGACTGCTACGAGGCGATCGTTGCGGATGCCCGTGCCGCTGGTCTGGGCGTGGAGGTCCCTGCGCAAGTTCGCTCCTGAGACCGAGGGCAAGTCACTAACAGCGCACTGTCTCGTTTTGTAACGTGATGGTGCGTTTGCTTTTTTTGTGTGACGACGCAATCAGTTCTGCTTCTCTTCGGTGCCTTCGCCGGTGCCAGCTTCGCTCTTTGGATAGGGCGTTTGAACCGTTCCCAAAACCAGTCATCCGCGGTCACATCTGGCGATTAATTCAGTCGTCATCCATCACCTCAGATCGCTTAGAACAATGTCAGTCCCGAACACGGACTGCTGCAAAACCACCTAACCCCCGGGCGTGAGACACCCGGGGGTTTTTTGTGGTCAGCGCAGTTTGGCCATTCGATCGACGCTCGAGCCAACAGTCTCCACCGTGAACGCCTCCATGCCATCGGCATCGATGCAGGGTTTGAGACGAAACAGATAGGCGTTGACCCAGGCGGTTTCCCTGTTGTTGACCTCATGACCACGGTCCACAAACCCAGGTTTCTGCTGGAAGAGGTGCAGCAGCACGTCCAGCACGTTTTGCGCTGTCAGGTTGTCTGGATCAACGCTGGGTAGGCTCTCCCTGATTTCCAGGAAGGAGATCGACGCGGAGTAGTCGAAATCCCCTGTTTGCATCACACTCACTTTGCTGGTTGATTCAGTTAACTCTCTGCGGCCTGCAGTCGGGTGCGCATGCGACCGTGTGCCCGTCCGCTGCGCTGGCGTGGACGGCGGTAGAGGTCAGCATTCACCTTCAGCTGCCTTGGGTAGGGCCAGCTGCGTTTGAGGGCCGCCGAATTTGTGGTGCGCACGCACCACCAACAGTGGAGGTAGAGGGTGATCAGTCCGGTGATGATGCCGGGCATGGAAAGGACGTGCTGCAGGGTCGCTTGGTTTGATTGTCCGTTGTGAGCGGCTCGGATGCCAGGGCCGCATCTTGAAATGGAGTGATCGTGATGCCTCTGTGGTGCAGGTTTCGCTGGTGCCGAGAGATGATGTTGGGGTCAGACCAGTGAGATGACTTTCCCCCAGGTTGCACTCAGTGGAAAGCAGCAGAGGTTGATTGATCTGCTGGCGGCCAGCGACGACGAGCTCAGCGGCCAGCAGCTTCATCGCGCCTTGCTGGATTCAGATCACGGGATGGGATTGGCGACCGTGTATCGCCACCTGCGTCAGTTGCAAAAGCGTGGGCTGGTGCGCTGCCGCCATCTCCCCAATGGCGAGGCTCTTTATGCACCGGTGGGACGGGACCGGCACCATCTCACCTGTGTCAGTTGTGGTGCAACCCAGAAACTCTCCACGTGTCCGCTGCACACGATTGCAATCCCTGAGGATGAGCAAAGTGGATACTCAGTGCTCTTCCATACCCTGGAGTTCTATGGCCTTTGCGCTGCATGCAGCGCAAAGGCCGGTGATTGAGCAACGATCAGAACCGGAAGGTCAGGCCTGTGCCGAGGTGGTTTTGGAACCCTTTGCCCCACCCTTTACCGTTCTCTGTGCTGTAGATCGCTTCCCAGTGGGCGAAGGCGACCACAGAGTCTGAAATTGGGTATTCCAGGGCAATCTCACCACCCCAGTCTGTGCGCTGAGAGAGTCCGGAATAGGAGCCAGGTGTGTAAAAACGAGGTCCCCCGGTGAGCGTGACATTCAATTGGTCGTAATTGAAGCCAAAGCCTGCCCAGGTATCGGTGTAGTTGCCGATGTAGACCCCATCGCTTTCCCAGCCCGTGTGATTGCTGACTGACACAAACACACCATCGATGACGGATTCCAAGCCATCACCCAGTGCGAAGTTGACATCACCGTCACCGAAGGCATAGGTGACGCCCGCACTGACTTCATGTTTGACCCCTTGAATATCTTCCCCCTGGGACTTCGTGACGAAATAAGGAAGCCACGTGGCTGAAATCGCTAGCCGGTCATTGGGCTGATAGCGAGCCTGCAGCATGCCCTTCATGTCGATGCGGCGATAGGGCTGCCCTTGGGCATGGCCATGGCCTTCATGGGATGCGTGCCCTTCTTCGCTGTGTGCGGAGTGGTCGCTATGGCCTGCTTCGCCATGCTCGTCGTCGTCATGGTCTTCATCGCCATGGTCTTCATCGCCATGGTCTTCGTCGCCGTGGTCTTCTCCTTCCTCCTCGTCATGGTCTTCATCGCCATGCTCGTCATGGTCTGCATGGGCCGCATGGGTACTGCTGCTCTCTTCCTCGTGCTCCTCTTCCAGATGCACGCGGCCGTAGAAGTGTTCGGCCTCACCCCAAACCAGGGCGGGTCCGATGGCAGCTTCAATCGCGAAGCTGCCTTGATTGGCTAAGCCCCACTCCATCACCGCGCCAAACATCCCATCGATCGCGTAGTGGGATGGTTTTCCTTCGCTGGTGAGGTTGTTTTCGTAGCCGCCGTGCCCTTCCAGAGTGATCGCTGGCATGGAGCGGAATTCGCCCTCGTTCAGTTCTTCTTCTGATCCGCCGCCATGGTTATGGCCAGCGCCAGCCTCGGCAGGAAGGGGGGCAATGGCGCTGATCCCTAGGGGTGTCAGTAGCCCCAACAAGGCGAGTGCAGAGAGGGAAAACTTTGAGCGGGTCATGGACTTAAGAAAGGTCTAAATCTGAGAAGGGAAGGCTGGATCGTTCAGCGCACGGTTTCCCAACGCTGTTGAAGTGCTTTGGCCCCTGCTTGATCACACGTTCCGCCTTGGGCGTTCACCACGGCACAGGTGTTGGCTGTTGCTGTTTCGATCAAGCTCTTCCCAGGTGCAACTCCATCTGCGAACAGAATCTTGGAAGCAATTGGTTTGCCGGATCGCTTGCTGATCCTTCGCAGAGTTTTGCTAGGTGGTTGCTGCTCTGCGAATAACACTTTCGTGTTTGAGGCTTGAACTGCATTGCTGATGCTTTTCAAGCTGGAGGGGCGAAGTTGGCCGCCGGTGGCGTAATCGTCGATCATCGCTACCTGTTTCAGGCCGTAGCGGTCGGTGAAAAAGCCAAAGGCGAGGTGCTCAGACACCAGGGCGCGATGGGCTGAGGGAATGGTCTCGATCTGTCGACGATTCCAGGCATCAAGATCGCGAAGAATGCTGGTAACGGTTTGCTCTCGCCGCTTTAAGCCTGCTTTGGATTCAGCTGAGATGGGCAGTTGTTGAAGGGTGCGTGACACCACAACAGCCATTGCACTGGTGTTGGTGGGGCTGTGCCAAAGGTGGGGATCTTTGCTGGGGTTGCTGGGAACGGCCTGTTCCCCGACGGGCACCAAGGAGAAGGAGCCGCTCAGCCGTGCCAACGTTGGAGTCAGTCCATAGCCATTGATCAGCACAACTTTGGATTGGCTGATGTCGCGTCGGTTTGCCGGGGTGAGTCGGTAGTAGTGCGGGTCAGCGCCAGCGGCAATCAAGCACCGCACGTCGGTTGCTCCACCCGACACCGTGCGGGTGAGATCACACAACACGCCATCACCGGCCACCACTGTGGGTATCGCTGCGTGAGCAGCTGGGGTGAGCGAGCCAGCCACAAGGCCGCTGCAGAGTGCCGCCAGAAGAGAGGTTGAACGCTTCATTGGCCTGACCCACGCATTTGCATCGCGCAAATGATAATGGTTCTCATTCCCCGTGCCACCGTTCGGGTTGTCCGCTTGGCCAGGCGCGCCATGATCGTCAGGTCGACGGTCTGCGATGCAGCGATTCGCAAATGCGTGGGCGATTTTCCAGGGGTTGCTCCTGGAATCACTCCCATTCCTTTTGTTAGGCGTGGCGATTGCTGCCCTCGCCCGCTGGCTGGTGCCCCAGGCCGCTTGGGTGCGGCGGTTGCCAAGAAATCCCTTTCTTGCCCCTGTGGTTGGCGCCTTGTTGGGGTTTGCCCTTCCTGCCTGTGAGTGCGGCAACGTTCCAGTGGCACGCCGTTTGCTCGCCAGCGGTGCGCCCTTGGGCACCGGCTTCGGATTTCTGTTTGCAGCGCCGGTGCTCAATCCGATCGTGTTGGCCAGCACTTGGGCCGCTTTCCCCGATCAGCCCTGGCTGTTGGTGGCCCGTCCGCTGGGGGCGTTTCTGATCGCTCTGGCCCTCAGTGGGCTGCTGGGCTTGATGGGTGAAAGCGCTTTACTGGCGCCGGTGTTGCTCGAGGAGCGTCGCTTAAGTCAACCGCTTTCGGAGGTGGGACTGTTGGAGCGGGGAAGCGGGGTGCTGGGCGCACCTGCAGCGCAGTTGCCTCCCCCGGCGCCTGAGTCGAAACTGTCTCTCGCCGAGGTGCTGCATCACAGCAGCAGGGAATTCATCAGCCTCCTGGTGTTGCTGGTGTTGGGTTGTGCCTTGGCTGCCGCTGTTCAGGCCTGGCTTCCGAGGGCCTGGTTGCTGGCGGTGGGATCGGCGCCCACGCTCTCCGTGCTGGCCTTGATGCTGCTGGCCTTGGTGGTGTCGGTGTGCTCCAGCGTGGATGCCTTCTTGGCCTTGGGCTTTGCCGCGCAGGTCACCCCTGGGGCCTTGTTGGCTTTTCTGCTGCTGGGGCCCGTGGTCGATCTCAAGTTGGCGGGTTTGTTCACGGTGCTGCTGCGCCCGAAGGCGATCGCCGTGACTGCTGTTGCCGCCTCCTTGCTGGTGCTGCTGATGGGGCAGTGGGTCAACCTCGTGCAGTTGTGATGCCGATGTCTCTTCGTCGTCGCTGGTTGTTGTGTCGTCTTCCTCTGCAACTGATGTTGTGGGGTTGGGTGATGGTGTGGAGCACCTGGTCGGGGCGCCTCGACCTGTTGTTGCGAGCGGTCTATCACCCGGTTGTGGGAGTGGGGGGTGCGTTGTTGATGGCCCTGGGTGTGCTGCAGCTCCGGCTCGCTTGGCGGCAGCGCGCGAGCGACAGACTTGTGGCGCAGCCCCTTCCGAAAGGTTGGTTGTTGAGTGTGGTGATGGCGGTTGTGGTTCTTGCCTGGCCACCCCAGCCGTCGTTCAGTGATCTCGCCAGCAGTCGTCCGTCGAGCATTCCTGAAGCACCTCGGTTGACTTTTGTCTTGCCACCGGAGCAGCGCACTCTCACGGAGTGGGTGCGCTTGCTGCGTACGCAGCCCGACCCTTCTTTGCATGAGGGCGCTCCACTGTCGATCACGGGTTTTGTGTTCCAACCCTCTGAGGGTCCACCTCAATTGGCTCGTTTGATGGTGCGTTGTTGTTTGGCTGATGCCACGCCGACAGGGCTGCCGGTGGAATGGCGAGCAACGGATCGCTATGCCCCCGACACCTGGTTGCGCATTCGCGGAACCATGGCGGTGGATCAGGTGAATGGTGTGCAACGCAATGTGGTCAAGCCCACTGAAGTGACGGTGATTCCCCGACCGGAGAGGCCGCTGGAACCATGAGCAAGCTCCGTCTTGCGGCGCTGCCGCGCCCCCTGGGTCTGGCCTTAGCAGGCCTCGCTGCCCTTGTGCTTGTGCAACAACAGGTGTTGCTGAGGCGCCCACCCCGCCTGCGCTCTGTGGCCGTGCAGCCGCTGCGCTCGGGTGCGGCGGCACTCGATGTGCGCTTCAGTCGCCCGATGCAGCCCGGCTCAGTGCCAGCGTCCAGCCGGCTGTCGCCCAATCTGTCCCATCGCTGGTTCGGAGAGAACGACGCTTGGCGCTTGTTGCTTGATCAACCTGACCTGAGCGCCTTCCCTCTGCAGTTAGAGGTTGCTGGCCAGGATCTTCGGGGATTGGCCTTGCCGAGGCGTCGCTTGTTCTGGGATCCGCGCCCGACGCTGGTGGCGGTGGCTCAAATGGAGAACGGCCAACAGCAATTGCAACTGTTGGAGCGGGATGGCAGCTGGTTGCCCCTAACGCCCACATTGCCCAGCATCTTTCAGATCGAACCCTTGGGGAATGGCCAGGGCGTTGCCTTCGTAGCCATGGACGAACAGGGCGATCAGTTCGTCGCGATGCGGCATCTGATCCCTCGCTCCCTTGGGCTCCAGCGTTCGAAGGTGGCGAGTCCAGAGCTCGGTCGTATGGAGGCGTTGACCGGCCGCGGACAGCTCTTTGGCCATGTGAGCAGCAACTTGAACGGCGACCTGTTGGTTCAAGCCGGCCGAATGGAGCCCGGCAGTGATCAGCTCTGGTTGCGCAGGGCAGCCGGAGAGCACCGAGATCTGGAGATCCAACGCTCTGGCCCGATTCGCCTTCTGCCGGATGGCACGGGGTTGGTGGTGCCCGACTACGACGGGTTGTCGCTGCAGAGCATCGATGGCTCGACCCAGGATGCTGAGCGGACGCAAACGCTGCCTGGCCGCCGTGATCTGCGGGCCTTCTGCACCGGTTCAGGTCGCGCCCTGCTCGTGCGCCATTGGCCCGACTACCGGCGCTCCGTTGAGTTGGTGATCCCTGGGTTGTCGCCGCGTCAGATCTGGCTAGGTGATGCGGCGGTGATGGCGGTGGCTTGCGACAACGGCGGCGAACGCCTTTGGGTGGTGCTGCGTGATGGTAAGGGGGAGTTGCAGGACACGGTTTTGCAGCTGGACCGGGATGGCAAGGTTCACAAACGCCAGAGCCTGAGCCCATGGCGCTTTGCACGCAATTCCGGCTTGCATTTCGATCCGGTGAGCGATCAACTGCTGCTCACCGTGTCGCGCAGTCATCGGGCGCCACAGCGCCTGGCTTGGCTGCCTGCTCAGACGTTGACGTTGCGGGTGGATCGCAGTCGGTTTGTGACCCAAGCCGCCTGGCTCCCTGCCGCAGGCCACATCGATCGCTTTTAACAACGCTTCCTTTTAAGGTCGAGCCAACTGAGGCATGGTTTGTGGGTGATTACACCGTTGCGATTTGGGCAACTGTGGGTTTGATGGTGGTCTTCACCGTGCCGGTGGTCTGGCAGTTCCTGCAGCCGAATGATGACGACTTCGGTGATCTCACCAAGCGTCCGAAATGAGCGGTTTTGATCTGGTTTGTGGGGTGCGTGACTGATGGCGACAGTGCTGGTCACCGGTGCCAATCGCGGTATCGGCCTGGAGTATTGCCGCCAGCTCAAGGCGCGAGGTGATCAGGTCGTCGCGGTCTGCCGTCAGGCGACTCCCGAGCTTGCGGCCCTTGGGGTGCGCATCGAGGCAGGCATTGAGCTCACCGAAGAGGCCGCCATTGCTGATCTCGTGGGTCGTTTGGATGGTCTTGCGCTGGATGCGGTGATTCTCAATGCCGGCGTGCTCCAGTCCATGGGGTTGGAGGATCTCGATTCGGAGGGCATCCGCCGCCAATTTGAGGTGAACGCGCTGGCTCCGTTGCTGTTGGCGCGAGCGCTCGTGAGCCAAATGCCACGCGGCAGCAAGCTGGCGCTCATGACCAGTCGCATGGGATCGATCGACGACAACAGTTCGGGCGGCTCCTATGGCTATCGCATGTCGAAGGTGGCGCTGAATATTGCAGGCAAGTCGTTGGCGATTGATCTGGCGCCACGGGGCATTGCGGTGGCGATCCTTCATCCAGGATTGGTGCGAACGCGCATGATCAATTTCAATCCCAGTGGCATAGAGCCTGAGCAGGCCGTGCAGGGATTGCTGGCGCGGCTTGATGCCTTGACCCTGGAGACCAGCGGTGGCTTCTGGCATTCCAACGGTGAGCGGCTGCCTTGGTGAGAGCAGGGTGGTGAGGACTAGGGGTTGCCGTCACGACCCACATCGGCAATAGTACGTGCGTACTGCCGGTGACTCGCTGGTGGTTCCTCCGATGTTGTTGTGCATTTGAAGGCCATGCGTTCCGTGCCCCGAGCCTTTCCCGTTCCATCGCGTCAGGTCACCGCTCTCGACCTGGCCAATGCTCAGTTGATCGAAGCGCTGTATGAGCTCACGGCTGCCATTGAGGAGCGAGGTGATGTCGGCGGGGCCAAGCGCAAGGTGATG contains these protein-coding regions:
- a CDS encoding transcriptional repressor, producing the protein MTFPQVALSGKQQRLIDLLAASDDELSGQQLHRALLDSDHGMGLATVYRHLRQLQKRGLVRCRHLPNGEALYAPVGRDRHHLTCVSCGATQKLSTCPLHTIAIPEDEQSGYSVLFHTLEFYGLCAACSAKAGD
- a CDS encoding metal ABC transporter substrate-binding protein; this encodes MKRSTSLLAALCSGLVAGSLTPAAHAAIPTVVAGDGVLCDLTRTVSGGATDVRCLIAAGADPHYYRLTPANRRDISQSKVVLINGYGLTPTLARLSGSFSLVPVGEQAVPSNPSKDPHLWHSPTNTSAMAVVVSRTLQQLPISAESKAGLKRREQTVTSILRDLDAWNRRQIETIPSAHRALVSEHLAFGFFTDRYGLKQVAMIDDYATGGQLRPSSLKSISNAVQASNTKVLFAEQQPPSKTLRRISKRSGKPIASKILFADGVAPGKSLIETATANTCAVVNAQGGTCDQAGAKALQQRWETVR
- a CDS encoding permease — encoded protein: MQRFANAWAIFQGLLLESLPFLLLGVAIAALARWLVPQAAWVRRLPRNPFLAPVVGALLGFALPACECGNVPVARRLLASGAPLGTGFGFLFAAPVLNPIVLASTWAAFPDQPWLLVARPLGAFLIALALSGLLGLMGESALLAPVLLEERRLSQPLSEVGLLERGSGVLGAPAAQLPPPAPESKLSLAEVLHHSSREFISLLVLLVLGCALAAAVQAWLPRAWLLAVGSAPTLSVLALMLLALVVSVCSSVDAFLALGFAAQVTPGALLAFLLLGPVVDLKLAGLFTVLLRPKAIAVTAVAASLLVLLMGQWVNLVQL
- a CDS encoding TIGR03943 family protein — its product is MPMSLRRRWLLCRLPLQLMLWGWVMVWSTWSGRLDLLLRAVYHPVVGVGGALLMALGVLQLRLAWRQRASDRLVAQPLPKGWLLSVVMAVVVLAWPPQPSFSDLASSRPSSIPEAPRLTFVLPPEQRTLTEWVRLLRTQPDPSLHEGAPLSITGFVFQPSEGPPQLARLMVRCCLADATPTGLPVEWRATDRYAPDTWLRIRGTMAVDQVNGVQRNVVKPTEVTVIPRPERPLEP
- a CDS encoding SDR family oxidoreductase, coding for MATVLVTGANRGIGLEYCRQLKARGDQVVAVCRQATPELAALGVRIEAGIELTEEAAIADLVGRLDGLALDAVILNAGVLQSMGLEDLDSEGIRRQFEVNALAPLLLARALVSQMPRGSKLALMTSRMGSIDDNSSGGSYGYRMSKVALNIAGKSLAIDLAPRGIAVAILHPGLVRTRMINFNPSGIEPEQAVQGLLARLDALTLETSGGFWHSNGERLPW